A region from the Rhodopseudomonas julia genome encodes:
- a CDS encoding adenosine kinase produces the protein MAERKYDVLAIGNAIVDVLAQADDAFLVSEKLVKGSMHLIEADRAETLYDTMGPGQLISGGCAGNTAAGVASLGGSAAFIGKVADDELGHFYRHDMQSVGIAFPAKPLAEGAPTARCLILITPDSERTMSTYLGACQELTSADIDRATVEAAEITYLEGYLWDPPKAKEAFRTASEIAHGAGRKVALTLSDSFCVDRFRAEFLELMRSGVVDIVFANNHEVLALYETSDLGTGIESLAADVGLAAVTLGAEGSLVVRGGERITVPAPEVDTILDKTGAGDLFASGFLFGLARNAPLGRCAELGSLAAGEIISHLGARPQASLQNLAEQERLLAGLAA, from the coding sequence GCCATCGTCGATGTGCTGGCGCAGGCGGACGATGCTTTTCTCGTCAGCGAGAAACTCGTCAAAGGCTCCATGCATCTGATCGAGGCCGATCGCGCCGAGACGCTTTACGACACGATGGGGCCGGGCCAGCTCATCTCCGGTGGCTGCGCCGGCAATACGGCGGCGGGTGTCGCCTCCCTGGGCGGTTCGGCAGCCTTCATCGGCAAGGTGGCGGACGACGAGCTCGGCCATTTCTACCGCCACGACATGCAATCGGTCGGCATCGCCTTCCCCGCGAAGCCGCTGGCGGAAGGAGCGCCGACGGCGCGCTGCCTCATTCTGATCACGCCGGATTCAGAGCGCACCATGAGCACCTATCTCGGTGCCTGCCAGGAGCTCACCTCGGCCGATATCGACAGGGCCACCGTGGAAGCTGCGGAGATCACCTATCTCGAAGGCTATCTCTGGGATCCGCCGAAAGCGAAGGAAGCGTTCCGCACCGCTTCCGAGATCGCTCATGGCGCCGGCCGCAAAGTGGCGCTCACCTTGTCGGATTCCTTCTGCGTCGACCGCTTCCGGGCAGAATTTCTGGAGCTCATGCGCAGCGGAGTCGTCGACATCGTCTTCGCCAACAACCATGAGGTTCTGGCGCTCTATGAGACGAGCGACCTCGGCACGGGCATCGAATCGCTCGCGGCCGATGTCGGTCTTGCCGCCGTCACGCTCGGCGCAGAAGGCTCTCTCGTGGTGCGCGGAGGCGAACGCATCACTGTCCCGGCTCCCGAGGTCGACACGATCCTCGACAAGACCGGCGCCGGCGATCTCTTTGCCTCCGGCTTCCTCTTCGGTCTTGCCCGCAACGCGCCGCTCGGCCGCTGCGCGGAGCTCGGTTCGCTCGCGGCCGGTGAGATCATTTCCCATCTCGGCGCCAGGCCCCAGGCCTCCCTTCAGAACCTCGCGGAACAAGAGCGCTTGTTGGCTGGTCTCGCCGCCTGA
- the hslU gene encoding ATP-dependent protease ATPase subunit HslU, whose product MTTFSPRETVSELDRYIIGQKEAKRAVAIALRNRWRRQQLEGPLREEVLPKNILMIGPTGVGKTEISRRLAKLVNAPFIKVEATKFTEVGYVGRDVEQIIRDLVEAGIAMVREMKRKEVQAKAHLQAEERVLDALVGQHASPTTRDSFRHKLREGLLDDKEIEIEVRDVSNPMGAFEVPGMPGASVGVMNVGEMLGKAFGQGRTKTRKTLVKDSYDLLIAEESDNLLDDDQIVQEAIRAVEDDGIVFLDEIDKICARDGRAGGDVSREGVQRDLLPLVEGTTVATKHGPVKTDHILFVASGAFHVSKPSDLLPELQGRLPIRVELRALTEEDFRRILTETEASLVKQYVALLSTEGVTLEFTDDAIDAIARLGVEINSSVENIGARRLQTVMERILDEISFTAPDRHGETVTIDAAYVEEHVGDLARNADLSRFIL is encoded by the coding sequence ATGACCACATTTTCCCCCCGCGAGACCGTTTCGGAGCTCGACCGCTACATCATCGGCCAGAAAGAGGCGAAGCGCGCCGTCGCCATCGCCCTTCGCAATCGCTGGCGCCGTCAGCAGCTGGAAGGGCCCCTGCGCGAAGAGGTCCTGCCGAAAAACATCTTGATGATCGGTCCGACCGGCGTCGGCAAGACAGAGATTTCCCGCCGCCTCGCCAAGCTCGTCAACGCACCCTTCATCAAGGTGGAAGCGACAAAATTCACCGAGGTCGGCTATGTCGGCCGCGACGTTGAACAGATCATCCGCGATCTCGTCGAGGCCGGCATCGCCATGGTGCGCGAGATGAAGCGCAAGGAAGTGCAGGCAAAGGCGCATCTGCAGGCGGAAGAACGGGTTCTCGACGCGCTCGTCGGCCAGCATGCGAGCCCGACGACGCGTGACAGCTTCCGCCACAAGCTGCGCGAGGGCCTGCTCGACGACAAGGAGATCGAGATCGAGGTGCGCGACGTCTCCAACCCGATGGGCGCCTTCGAGGTGCCGGGCATGCCGGGTGCCTCCGTCGGCGTCATGAATGTCGGTGAGATGCTCGGCAAGGCCTTCGGCCAGGGCCGCACCAAGACCCGCAAGACGCTCGTCAAGGATTCTTACGATCTCTTGATCGCCGAGGAATCCGACAATCTCCTCGACGACGACCAGATCGTGCAGGAGGCCATCCGTGCGGTTGAAGACGACGGCATCGTCTTCCTCGACGAGATCGACAAGATCTGCGCCCGCGACGGGCGTGCCGGCGGCGATGTCTCCCGCGAGGGCGTGCAGCGCGATCTGTTGCCGCTCGTCGAAGGCACGACGGTCGCGACCAAGCATGGGCCCGTGAAGACCGATCACATCCTCTTCGTGGCCTCGGGCGCCTTCCATGTGTCGAAGCCGTCGGACCTTCTGCCGGAGCTGCAGGGCCGCCTGCCGATCCGTGTGGAGCTCAGGGCGCTGACCGAGGAAGATTTCCGCCGTATCCTGACGGAGACGGAAGCGAGCCTCGTGAAGCAATATGTGGCGCTTCTTTCGACCGAGGGCGTGACGCTGGAATTCACCGACGACGCCATCGACGCGATTGCGAGGCTCGGCGTGGAGATCAATTCCAGTGTGGAAAATATCGGCGCAAGGCGGCTTCAGACCGTGATGGAGCGGATCCTCGACGAGATCTCGTTCACGGCGCCGGACCGTCACGGCGAGACGGTCACGATCGACGCTGCCTATGTGGAGGAGCATGTCGGCGATCTGGCCAGAAACGCCGATCTCAGCCGCTTCATCCTCTAG
- the hslV gene encoding ATP-dependent protease subunit HslV yields MTEFDPAAPWHGTTIVTVRKGDKVVIAGDGQVTMGQTVMKANARKVRPLAKGDVIAGFAGATADAFTLLERLEAKLEQYPGQLMRACVELAKDWRTDRYLRRLEAMMIVADKQTTLVLTGTGDVLEPQEGVAAIGSGGNYALAAARALGDSDLDAEDIARRAMQIAAEICVYTNHNIIVESLTAESAT; encoded by the coding sequence GTGACAGAATTCGATCCCGCCGCCCCCTGGCACGGCACGACCATCGTGACCGTCCGCAAGGGCGACAAAGTCGTGATCGCAGGCGACGGCCAGGTGACCATGGGTCAGACCGTGATGAAGGCCAATGCCCGCAAGGTTCGCCCGCTCGCCAAAGGTGATGTGATCGCCGGCTTTGCCGGTGCGACCGCGGATGCCTTCACGCTTCTAGAGCGGCTCGAAGCCAAGCTCGAACAATATCCGGGTCAGCTCATGCGCGCCTGCGTGGAGCTCGCCAAGGACTGGCGCACGGACCGCTATTTGCGGCGTCTGGAGGCGATGATGATCGTCGCCGACAAGCAAACGACGCTGGTTCTGACCGGCACCGGCGACGTTCTGGAGCCGCAGGAAGGCGTGGCCGCCATCGGATCGGGCGGCAATTACGCTCTCGCCGCGGCTCGTGCTCTCGGAGATTCCGATCTCGATGCGGAAGACATTGCTCGCCGCGCCATGCAGATCGCAGCCGAAATCTGCGTCTACACCAATCACAACATCATCGTCGAAAGCCTTACGGCGGAGTCCGCCACATGA
- the hisB gene encoding imidazoleglycerol-phosphate dehydratase HisB, translating to MRKAELSRDTSETKISLAINVDGGGRYDIETGIGFFDHMLEQLARHSLIDLTLKAEGDLHIDQHHTVEDVGIALGQALDRALGDRRGITRYASLDLAMDETLTRAAVDVSGRPYLVWRVRFDRHKVGEFDTELFKEFFQALAQNARITLHIENLYGENAHHVAETCFKAVARVLRQALALDPRIADEIPSTKGTLTA from the coding sequence ATGCGCAAGGCCGAGCTGAGCCGCGACACCAGCGAAACGAAGATCAGCCTCGCCATCAATGTCGATGGCGGCGGGCGGTACGATATCGAGACGGGCATCGGCTTCTTCGATCATATGCTGGAGCAGCTCGCGCGCCACTCCCTGATCGACCTGACGCTGAAGGCCGAAGGCGATCTCCACATCGACCAGCATCACACGGTCGAAGATGTCGGCATCGCGCTCGGCCAGGCGCTCGATCGGGCGCTCGGCGACCGCCGCGGCATCACCCGCTATGCCTCGCTCGATCTCGCCATGGACGAAACGCTGACGCGTGCGGCCGTCGACGTGTCGGGCCGGCCCTATCTCGTCTGGCGCGTCCGCTTCGACCGCCACAAAGTGGGCGAGTTCGACACGGAGCTGTTCAAGGAGTTCTTCCAGGCCTTGGCCCAGAACGCCCGCATCACGCTCCACATCGAGAACCTGTATGGCGAGAACGCCCACCATGTCGCCGAAACCTGCTTCAAGGCGGTTGCACGTGTGCTGCGACAGGCGCTTGCGCTCGATCCGAGAATTGCCGACGAGATTCCCTCCACCAAGGGCACGCTGACGGCTTGA
- a CDS encoding DUF2628 domain-containing protein, with amino-acid sequence MFSRTTHYTVHLPPEKEGVDGALRAAFIKDGMNWPALFIPFLWLLYRRMWLPLLLYLVASGAVATLGFRFGEAAAQWCGLLFAILFALEANNLRRWSLSRRGWREAGAAYGRSEDEAAIRFFGRREEEFAASRPVASRPVVPEVAPARPRGRPWSAAGDRDTPEVMGLFPERGG; translated from the coding sequence ATGTTTTCCAGGACGACCCATTACACGGTGCATCTGCCGCCCGAAAAAGAGGGCGTCGATGGGGCCCTGCGCGCCGCTTTCATCAAGGACGGGATGAACTGGCCGGCGCTCTTCATCCCGTTCCTGTGGCTTCTCTACCGGCGCATGTGGCTGCCGCTCCTGCTCTACCTCGTGGCAAGCGGAGCGGTTGCAACACTCGGCTTCCGCTTCGGAGAAGCGGCAGCGCAATGGTGTGGCCTTCTCTTTGCGATCCTCTTCGCACTTGAGGCCAACAATCTCCGCCGCTGGTCCCTGTCGCGCCGCGGCTGGCGGGAAGCAGGGGCGGCGTATGGCCGTTCCGAGGACGAGGCCGCGATCCGCTTTTTCGGCCGTCGGGAGGAAGAATTCGCCGCGTCGAGGCCGGTCGCCTCGCGGCCTGTCGTTCCGGAAGTCGCGCCGGCACGCCCGCGCGGGCGCCCCTGGTCGGCCGCCGGCGATCGCGACACACCGGAGGTCATGGGACTCTTTCCGGAGAGGGGCGGATGA